From the Halalkalicoccus sp. CGA53 genome, one window contains:
- a CDS encoding geranylgeranyl reductase family protein yields the protein MYDFAVVGAGPAGSRFSRGAAEAGHDVVTFESGSVGTPLACSGHVSTDIWEFVPDDARERLFQNEIYGARFHTGGPGSREYPFYKREVVSNVIDRVGLDRTLADLAREAGASVREGHTVTGIEEGHDEVELTVRGPETTETVRTRMIVGCDGPTSRVRRALSLPEPGEILHGVLGFSEEKDDEAFVDVHLTAPRFFAWRIPRGEAGVEYGLAAPPARDLRELFDEFTAGYGVEIAEFCSGAIPIGLPERVTSHRGLLIGDAAAQTKPFTGGGILYGMTAADHAVRTVNPRNPASLARYEEAWRSDLSREIELGHWLRRAYSLPEPIQRVGLRTLSGEIGVHMDRPTSLFSLEQLKALFSRS from the coding sequence ATGTACGACTTCGCGGTCGTCGGTGCCGGCCCCGCCGGCTCTCGTTTCTCGCGCGGAGCCGCCGAGGCGGGCCACGACGTGGTCACCTTCGAGAGCGGTTCCGTCGGCACTCCGCTCGCCTGCTCGGGCCACGTCAGCACCGATATCTGGGAGTTCGTCCCAGACGACGCTCGGGAGAGGCTGTTCCAGAACGAGATCTACGGCGCGCGGTTTCACACCGGCGGGCCGGGCAGCCGGGAGTACCCCTTCTACAAGCGCGAGGTCGTCTCGAACGTGATCGATCGAGTGGGACTGGACCGCACGCTCGCCGACCTCGCCCGTGAGGCCGGCGCGTCGGTCAGAGAGGGCCACACCGTAACCGGGATCGAGGAGGGCCATGACGAGGTCGAACTCACCGTCAGAGGGCCGGAGACGACGGAGACCGTACGGACGAGGATGATCGTCGGCTGCGACGGGCCGACCTCCAGGGTACGCAGGGCGCTCTCGCTACCCGAACCCGGCGAGATCCTCCACGGCGTGCTCGGGTTCAGCGAGGAGAAAGACGACGAGGCGTTCGTCGACGTCCACCTCACCGCGCCGCGATTCTTCGCCTGGCGGATCCCCCGCGGCGAGGCCGGCGTCGAGTACGGGTTAGCTGCGCCGCCGGCCCGCGATCTCAGGGAGCTGTTCGACGAGTTCACCGCCGGCTACGGCGTCGAGATCGCCGAGTTCTGCTCCGGGGCGATCCCGATCGGCCTGCCGGAGCGGGTGACGAGTCACAGGGGGCTGCTGATCGGCGACGCCGCCGCCCAGACGAAGCCCTTTACGGGTGGCGGGATCCTCTACGGGATGACCGCGGCGGATCACGCGGTCCGGACGGTGAACCCCCGGAACCCGGCGAGTCTCGCCCGCTACGAGGAGGCGTGGCGCTCCGATCTCTCGCGCGAGATCGAACTGGGACACTGGCTGCGGCGGGCGTACTCGCTGCCGGAGCCGATCCAGCGAGTGGGTCTCAGGACGCTCTCGGGCGAGATCGGCGTCCACATGGACCGGCCGACCTCGCTCTTTTCGCTCGAGCAGTTGAAGGCGCTCTTCTCGCGGTCCTGA
- the ygfZ gene encoding CAF17-like 4Fe-4S cluster assembly/insertion protein YgfZ yields the protein MTVVESFHADHGAVFTERGGRRYPRHYGRPERTHRAVRNAVGVTEAPYGVVSVTGEDRVEYVDNVVSNRVPGGDGRGVYALLCDPQGGIVTDLYVYNAGERLLLFTAPGHAEPIAADWSEKTFIQDVTIEAASDEFAVFGVHGPVSTEKIGSVFNRGAPDGTLVFDRGEIADVGVTVIAGDDPLGEESYEVVCRAEEAERVVSGLLTFGTGAAPFGLQTWESLALEAGTPLFPSELEGRIPNVAGMKNAVDFEKGCFVGQEVVSRVENRGQPSKRLVGLTCEALPEPGAVVFDGDGSAGEVTRAAESPLLESAIAFAFVPFDLKGDALTVRVNGEEVGAERVDLPFVEGSGRSARLPSY from the coding sequence ATGACCGTCGTCGAGTCGTTCCACGCCGACCACGGTGCCGTCTTCACGGAGCGAGGCGGCCGGCGCTACCCGCGTCACTACGGGCGACCCGAGCGCACCCACCGCGCGGTGCGAAACGCCGTCGGCGTGACCGAGGCCCCCTACGGGGTCGTGAGCGTCACCGGCGAGGACCGCGTCGAGTACGTCGACAACGTCGTCTCGAACCGGGTACCAGGAGGGGACGGACGGGGGGTCTACGCGCTGCTCTGTGACCCACAGGGTGGGATCGTGACCGACCTCTACGTCTACAACGCCGGCGAGCGGCTCCTGCTTTTCACCGCGCCGGGGCACGCCGAACCGATCGCCGCCGACTGGTCGGAGAAGACGTTCATCCAGGACGTGACGATCGAGGCCGCGAGCGACGAGTTCGCCGTCTTCGGCGTTCACGGGCCGGTATCGACTGAAAAGATCGGGAGCGTGTTCAACCGTGGCGCGCCAGACGGGACGCTCGTCTTCGACCGGGGCGAGATCGCGGACGTCGGCGTCACCGTGATCGCGGGCGACGACCCGCTTGGCGAGGAGTCCTACGAAGTGGTCTGTCGGGCCGAGGAGGCCGAGCGGGTCGTGAGCGGGCTGTTGACGTTCGGGACGGGCGCCGCGCCGTTCGGGCTCCAGACGTGGGAGTCGCTCGCGCTCGAGGCCGGGACGCCGCTCTTCCCGAGCGAACTGGAGGGACGAATCCCGAACGTCGCAGGTATGAAAAACGCCGTCGACTTCGAGAAGGGCTGTTTCGTCGGTCAGGAGGTCGTGAGCCGGGTCGAGAACAGGGGCCAGCCGAGCAAGCGACTCGTCGGGCTGACCTGCGAGGCGCTTCCGGAGCCCGGTGCCGTCGTGTTCGACGGCGACGGCTCCGCGGGGGAGGTCACCCGCGCCGCGGAGAGTCCCCTTCTAGAGAGCGCCATCGCGTTCGCGTTCGTCCCGTTCGACCTCAAGGGCGACGCGCTGACCGTTCGGGTGAACGGCGAGGAGGTCGGTGCGGAGCGGGTCGACCTGCCGTTCGTCGAGGGCAGCGGCCGGTCGGCGCGACTGCCGAGCTACTGA
- a CDS encoding DUF6432 family protein, with protein sequence MARSRGYGRRDEHEVAVLDALVEWREEGLTVFELRATADVSIDELEEALRNLKDDDLITVEENGDRTVIRPADSIAPGKADERSFLDRVRDRLPF encoded by the coding sequence ATGGCGAGATCGCGGGGCTACGGGCGTCGAGACGAGCACGAGGTCGCGGTGCTCGACGCGCTCGTCGAGTGGCGCGAGGAGGGGCTCACCGTGTTCGAACTCCGGGCCACCGCCGACGTCTCGATCGACGAACTGGAGGAGGCGCTGCGCAACCTCAAGGACGACGACCTCATCACCGTCGAGGAGAACGGCGACCGGACGGTGATCCGTCCCGCGGACTCGATCGCACCCGGGAAAGCGGACGAGCGATCGTTCCTCGACCGGGTCCGCGATCGTCTCCCGTTCTGA
- a CDS encoding DUF7093 family protein, translating to MGLRCSLLGHEYGEPEIERSRDERGSEVVITVTEFQRCTHCGAATVISENTEVSTTGETGSWSDEPDGGPVVSTGDPDRASSADRGRERRPDPTSGDDSAPATDSRSRVSHDSGRVRPRERSSRTTSRNDSWSTTANYDPDQDDAEILEDDPEERRPGEWPSHEDERASPEPGATAGRWPETEGEDEGFSVAADEEALVDVEVSGGPNADRGSRERSTDTVVGFERAASAPVSDRPVGSGIAGELVCPACDADRLGDRPSLRVGDICPECHRGYLAER from the coding sequence ATGGGTCTCAGGTGTTCGCTTCTCGGACACGAGTACGGCGAACCGGAAATCGAACGGTCTCGCGACGAGCGGGGGAGCGAGGTCGTCATCACCGTCACGGAGTTCCAGCGCTGTACCCACTGCGGGGCAGCCACGGTGATCAGCGAGAACACGGAGGTCAGCACGACCGGGGAGACGGGGTCGTGGTCGGACGAGCCTGACGGCGGGCCGGTCGTCTCGACCGGGGACCCCGATCGGGCCTCCTCGGCCGACCGCGGCCGGGAACGACGACCGGACCCCACCTCCGGAGACGACTCTGCTCCCGCGACGGACTCCCGTTCCCGGGTGAGCCACGACTCCGGGAGGGTTCGCCCGCGAGAGCGCTCTTCCCGAACGACCTCCCGGAACGACTCGTGGAGCACGACCGCGAACTACGATCCGGATCAGGACGACGCGGAGATCCTGGAGGACGACCCCGAGGAGCGACGCCCCGGCGAGTGGCCGAGCCACGAGGACGAGCGGGCGTCGCCCGAACCCGGCGCGACGGCGGGTCGATGGCCGGAGACCGAGGGCGAGGACGAGGGGTTCAGCGTCGCGGCCGACGAGGAGGCGCTCGTCGACGTCGAGGTCAGTGGGGGGCCGAACGCCGACCGGGGTTCGCGCGAGCGGTCGACCGACACCGTCGTCGGGTTCGAGCGGGCGGCGAGCGCGCCGGTCTCCGACCGCCCGGTCGGCTCCGGCATCGCGGGCGAACTCGTCTGTCCCGCCTGTGACGCCGACCGCCTCGGCGACCGCCCCTCGCTCCGTGTGGGCGACATCTGCCCGGAGTGTCACCGGGGCTACCTCGCCGAGCGGTAG
- a CDS encoding DUF5611 family protein has translation MREYKMRRGEHLEERIPDLEATVEEYFGPITETEEYNGSDLFVVSEPDNPVFERIVAGAVSYSGKKDTLAVEFEERDPTELSPDDLEAAGEAVSAKNDFLLEATGRDAKSRRESLKREVEDDETPDVA, from the coding sequence ATGCGCGAGTACAAGATGCGCCGGGGCGAGCACCTAGAGGAGCGAATCCCCGACCTGGAGGCGACCGTCGAGGAGTACTTCGGTCCGATCACCGAAACCGAGGAGTACAACGGGAGCGACCTCTTCGTCGTCTCCGAACCCGACAACCCCGTCTTCGAGCGCATCGTGGCCGGCGCTGTCTCCTACAGCGGCAAGAAGGACACGCTCGCCGTCGAGTTCGAGGAGCGCGATCCGACCGAGCTCTCGCCCGACGACCTCGAAGCAGCCGGCGAGGCAGTCAGCGCGAAGAACGACTTCCTCCTCGAGGCCACCGGGCGCGACGCGAAGTCCCGTCGCGAGTCGCTCAAACGCGAGGTCGAGGACGACGAGACACCGGACGTCGCCTAG
- a CDS encoding DUF402 domain-containing protein, with the protein MRVRVRGIYTTALTRLLAEGDHEVVQVSKPIRERFDREFSHTLADCDLATTGDRQGVELSGDPDAVAATRALLEGLGIDTFAWDDPLARGAIVEGTVRRERGRGAVVDCGDGEGFLPFDDADGYVEVGDSVRVQVAKPTPPWSDREPTLTGEVGVGTPGGLVRLVAGREGVVDAPDRETAGLVDLLDDPPEAWGVELGRGAERASLETLSAALSAARERALAVDDALDREVGEEGVRTAPFATTWCWFGRESRFALDDLRREVTGTMAGHHRIKAGSERASGPVDFVEALCPAIEAFPFGVVADQFGPGVGDALAIEHGKPDGRLITLGRGEVVEVDPEGSVVLRREMTAGGTYDALSATREDGDVALTTLSEGRWWYPTVYRSEEGVRKGTYVNVCTPIELFPGAARYVDLHVDVVKDAAGRVERVDDDDLDGAVERGNVSRPLADRARDVAASIERALS; encoded by the coding sequence ATGAGGGTGCGCGTTCGGGGGATCTACACCACTGCGCTGACCCGACTGCTGGCCGAGGGGGACCACGAGGTCGTCCAGGTATCGAAGCCGATACGCGAGCGGTTCGACCGGGAGTTCTCCCACACGCTCGCCGACTGCGACCTGGCGACCACGGGGGACCGCCAGGGCGTCGAACTCTCGGGCGACCCCGACGCCGTCGCGGCGACGAGGGCACTGCTCGAGGGGCTAGGAATCGACACGTTCGCCTGGGACGACCCGCTAGCGCGAGGGGCCATCGTCGAGGGCACCGTGCGCCGGGAACGGGGTCGTGGGGCGGTCGTCGACTGCGGCGACGGGGAGGGCTTTCTCCCGTTCGACGACGCGGACGGGTACGTCGAGGTCGGCGACAGCGTCAGGGTGCAGGTCGCGAAGCCGACCCCGCCGTGGAGCGATCGGGAGCCGACGCTCACCGGTGAGGTCGGCGTTGGGACGCCCGGCGGTCTGGTTCGGCTGGTCGCCGGTCGCGAGGGCGTCGTCGACGCGCCCGATCGCGAGACGGCAGGGCTGGTCGACCTGCTCGACGACCCGCCGGAGGCATGGGGTGTCGAACTGGGTCGGGGTGCGGAGAGGGCGAGCCTGGAGACGCTCTCGGCGGCGCTCTCGGCGGCACGCGAGCGGGCGCTCGCGGTCGACGACGCGCTCGATCGGGAGGTGGGCGAGGAGGGCGTCCGGACTGCGCCGTTCGCGACGACCTGGTGCTGGTTCGGCCGCGAGTCACGGTTCGCGCTCGACGACCTACGAAGGGAGGTCACGGGGACCATGGCCGGCCACCACCGGATCAAGGCGGGGAGCGAACGGGCGAGCGGTCCCGTCGACTTCGTCGAGGCGCTCTGTCCGGCGATCGAGGCGTTCCCGTTCGGGGTGGTCGCCGACCAGTTCGGCCCAGGAGTCGGCGACGCGCTCGCGATCGAACACGGCAAACCCGACGGGCGGCTGATCACGCTCGGCCGGGGAGAGGTGGTCGAGGTGGATCCCGAGGGGAGCGTCGTCCTCCGCCGCGAGATGACCGCGGGGGGCACCTACGACGCGCTCTCGGCGACCCGGGAGGACGGCGACGTCGCGCTCACCACGCTCTCGGAGGGACGGTGGTGGTACCCGACGGTCTACCGGAGCGAGGAGGGCGTGCGGAAAGGGACGTACGTGAACGTCTGTACCCCGATCGAACTCTTCCCCGGCGCCGCCCGGTACGTCGACCTCCACGTCGACGTGGTGAAAGACGCCGCCGGCAGGGTCGAACGGGTCGACGACGACGACCTCGACGGGGCGGTCGAGCGGGGGAACGTGAGCCGACCGCTCGCCGATCGTGCTCGCGACGTAGCCGCGTCGATCGAACGCGCGCTCTCCTAG
- a CDS encoding DUF7532 family protein: MHFDGRTQRAFREAGVDRETVERVADRVVELAREDAERVEGFFGAHDRVVSDMDLAHSSEEFPEHTVDYCDLFTHGAEIRGYLRFDSWGVPVEDVRVLVGEALPDVVECTLGPTVNGRVRFSTDRERL, from the coding sequence ATGCACTTCGACGGGCGAACCCAGCGGGCGTTCCGCGAGGCCGGCGTCGATCGGGAGACGGTCGAGCGGGTCGCGGATCGGGTCGTCGAACTGGCGAGGGAGGACGCGGAACGGGTCGAGGGCTTCTTCGGCGCACACGACCGGGTCGTCTCCGACATGGATCTCGCACACAGCTCCGAGGAGTTCCCCGAGCACACCGTCGACTACTGCGATCTGTTCACCCACGGCGCCGAGATCAGGGGCTACCTCCGCTTCGACTCCTGGGGCGTGCCCGTCGAGGACGTCCGGGTGCTCGTCGGCGAGGCGCTACCGGACGTAGTCGAGTGTACGCTCGGGCCGACGGTGAACGGGCGGGTGCGCTTTTCGACCGATCGGGAGCGACTATGA
- a CDS encoding PrsW family intramembrane metalloprotease: protein MNRGRDPVERETSDDRDLYEITTWERRSFLDSLAVGIHRFGAVSLRVVLVALAFVLLLAQLILGGVGVLVADPVVGTLVFLSVVPALGIAVYIWYADVTTGEPLSLLVVTFLLAVLFAMFAAVINSVLQPAFGALGFLGLVLFFFLVVGPVEETVKLLAVRLYAYRSTRFDAVIDGMVYGAVAGLGFATIENAFYITQGLDSGLAAMEVVDEAGATAAVRSLAGPGHVLYSAIAGFYLGLAKFNPENAGPIVIKGLTIAAILHALYNSLAGIVPGLLVASATWITLPIALLGFIVLYDGFVAYILYRKASRYMKAYRDAGIERLDERELIPERTEFDP, encoded by the coding sequence ATGAACAGGGGCCGGGATCCGGTCGAGCGCGAGACGAGCGACGATCGCGACCTCTACGAGATCACGACCTGGGAGCGTCGGTCGTTCCTCGACTCGCTCGCGGTCGGGATCCACCGCTTCGGCGCCGTGAGCCTGCGGGTGGTGCTCGTGGCGCTCGCGTTCGTCCTCTTGCTCGCACAGCTGATCCTCGGGGGTGTCGGCGTGCTCGTCGCCGACCCCGTCGTCGGCACGCTCGTCTTCCTCTCGGTCGTCCCCGCCCTGGGGATCGCCGTCTACATCTGGTACGCCGACGTGACGACCGGCGAGCCGCTCTCGCTGCTCGTCGTCACCTTCCTGCTCGCCGTCCTCTTCGCGATGTTCGCGGCCGTCATCAACAGCGTCCTGCAACCGGCCTTCGGCGCCCTCGGCTTCCTCGGACTCGTCCTCTTCTTCTTCCTCGTCGTCGGCCCCGTCGAGGAGACGGTGAAACTGCTCGCCGTACGGCTCTACGCCTACCGATCGACGCGCTTCGACGCGGTGATCGACGGGATGGTCTACGGCGCGGTCGCCGGCCTCGGCTTCGCCACCATCGAGAACGCCTTCTACATCACGCAGGGACTGGACTCGGGGCTGGCCGCGATGGAGGTCGTCGACGAGGCCGGCGCGACCGCTGCGGTCCGATCACTCGCCGGCCCCGGACACGTCCTCTACTCGGCCATCGCCGGCTTCTACCTCGGCCTCGCGAAGTTCAACCCCGAGAACGCGGGCCCGATCGTGATAAAGGGGCTGACGATCGCGGCGATCCTCCACGCGCTGTACAACAGCCTCGCGGGGATCGTCCCCGGCCTGCTCGTCGCTTCCGCGACCTGGATCACCCTCCCGATCGCACTGCTCGGGTTCATCGTCCTCTACGACGGCTTCGTCGCCTACATACTCTATCGGAAAGCCTCGCGCTACATGAAGGCGTACAGGGACGCCGGCATCGAGCGCCTCGACGAACGCGAGCTGATTCCCGAGCGCACCGAGTTCGACCCCTGA